The sequence TCGTTGGCCGCCAGCGGTCCTTGGTTCCCTGAGCGTAACCTTGCCCGGCCAAAAAACGGCCTGTTTCGACTACATCGGTTCTGACCCCGTCCAAATCACGGGGCACGGTGTCACTCTCGGCCAACTGAGCTTTGGGCACTTTTTGGGCCACATTGACCACCACCGCTAATTCATCGGTCAAGACCCCTTCTGATTCTTTGTAGCCCACCCCTACCCCCACCACATTACGACGGCTGAACAGATGGTTGAGATTCTGGCGTTTGATTGAGATAGCCTGGTCTAGTTCTATGTGCATGGTTGCCTCCCGATTATGGTTTAAATGCCAAGATTCACTTGCATACCTGCTTACAAAGCGCTGATTTTACCTACTTCTTGCACGTCAACAGGCACGCCCTCTAATTCTGCAGGAACGATGTCTTGCTGGCTTAAAGCGGCCAGAGGCTTTTTTTGGATTACATTGACTATCACCGCGACTTCAGCCGTAGGTTGGTTATTTTTGCGCTTAAAGCCAACGCCCACGCCGGTTACATTGGCCAGTTTTAGCAATTGTTTTTCGTAATGAGCCTTTATTTTTGACGCTCTTTCAATAGCCTGATCCTGTTCCATCATCCATCTCCCTTAAAGCGGAAGCATTTTTCGGCCAGATTTTCCCACTTTGGCTTAATTATACTCGATAATCAGCTCTAATGAAACTGGTGGGGTCTATCCTGGGGTATAACCGGTTGGATTAGCACTCTTAGTTATTGAGTGCTAAAAATCTATACTCAAATTTGCCAAAATATTTGAATTAAGGTATGATGTCGTCTTGTTGGCTGGCACTCTGGCCGGTCAAGTGCTAAATTCTGCTAATTCAAAATCCAAATTATTAAGGAGGCTTTTTAGAATGAATCTCAAGCCCTTAGGCGACAGATTAATTGTTGACCCCATCGAGCAACAGGAAATGACGGCCAGCGGCATTGTGCTGCCAGAAACGGCCAAAGAAAAGCCCATGCAAGGCAAGGTTGTGGCGGCCGGGCCTGGCGCTCGTAAAGAGGATGGGTCTCGGGTAGCAATGGATGTCAGCAAAGGCGATACCGTGCTTTATGCCAAGTATGCTGGCACCGAAGTGAAGATTGATGATAAGAAGTACCTGATTCTAAAAGAATCTGACGTTTTGGCGATTGTGGAGTAAATAATTACGAGGAGCAAAAAAACTCATGGCAAAACAACTTAGTTTTCAAGAAGAAGCGCGCCGGCACTTAAAAGTTGGCGTAGACACCCTGGCCGAAGCGGTCAAAACCACCCTCGGCCCCAAAGGCCGGAACGTAGCCCTGGATAAAAAGTGGGGCGCGCCCACCATCACCCACGATGGTGTGACCGTGGCCAAAGAGATTGAATTGGAAGACCCCTATGAGAATATGGGCGCGCAACTGCTCAAAGAAGCGGCCACCAAAACCAACGACGTGGCCGGCGACGGCACCACCACCGCTACCGTTTTGGCCCAGGCCATTGTTAATGAAGGTCTCAAAAACGTAGCGGCCGGGGCCAACCCTATGCTCTTAAAACGCGGCATCGAAATGGCTACCGAACGGGCGGCCAAGGCGATCCGTGATAATTCCCTGGAAGTTAAAACCAAAGACGATATTGCCCACGTGGCCAGCATTTCCGCCGCCGATACCGAAATTGGCGATCTGATTGCCGAAGTGATGGACAAGGTGGGCAAAGACGGCGTTATCACCGTTGAAGAGAGCAAGGGCCTGGCCTTTGAGATTGAGTATGTTGACGGCATGCAGTTCGACCGCGGCTACATCAGCCCCTACTTCATCACCGACCAGGATACCATGGCTGCCGTGCTGAACGAACCCTACGTGCTGGTTTACGATAAAAAAATCTCTTCCGCTCAAGACATTGTTCCGCTGCTGGAAAAATTGGTGCAAACCGGCAAGCGCGAACTGTTGATTATTGCCGAAGACGTTGATGGCGAAGCCCTGGCCACCCTGGTGTTGAACAAATTGCGGGGCACCTTCAACGTGTTGGCCGTCAAGGCCCCCGGCTTTGGCGACCGCCGCAAGGCCATGTTGCAGGATATTGCTATTTTAACCGGCGGCACGGTGATCAGCGAGGAAACCGGCCGCAAGCTGGAAAGCGCCACCCTGGACGACCTGGGCCGGGCCGATAAAATTTCGGCCACCAAGGACGATACCACCGTTGTGGGCGGGGCCGGAGCTGAAGCCGACATCAAGGGCCGGATTACCCAGATTAAGGCCGAAATTGAGAACAGCACCTCCGACTACGACCGCGAGAAATTGCAAGAACGACTGGCCAAACTGGCCGGCGGCGTGGCCGTTATTGGGGTGGGCGCTGCCACCGAAGTGGAATTGAAAGAAAAGAAGCACCGCGTGGAAGACGCTTTAAGCGCCACCCGCGCTGCGGTTGAAGAAGGCGTAGTGCCCGGCGGCGGCGTGGCCTTAATCAACACCATTGAGCATCTCAAAGACCTCAAGCATGATGATCCCGACATCAACACCGGCATCAACATTGTGCGCCGCGCCCTGGAAGAGCCGATGCGCCAGTTAGCCCGCAACGCCGGTAAAGAAGGGGCGATCATTATTGAGGAAGTGCGCCGCCAGCATGCCAAAGATAACCGCATTGGCTATGACTTGCTGGCCGACAAGTATGTGGATATGGTGCAGGCCGGCATTACCGACCCGGCCAAAGTGACCCGCAGCGCCGTAGAAAATGCCGCTTCCATTGCCGCCATGATCCTCACCACCGAGGCCCTCATTACCGACATTCCTGAACCCGAACCCCCCATGCCTCCCGGCGGCCCCGGCGGAATGGGCGGGATGATGTAATTTTACCCCGACACCCGGTTGAAGGATTTGCGCGATAAAAAAGCCCCCTTTATTTTGAGAAGGGGGCTTTTTATATGTTGCGGTTTGGAGTAGCTATGAAGAAAATGCGTGTCGCCAGGCAAAGGTGCGGCGGTAGCCATAGTCCGTGCTGAAGCTGCCAAAAACCTTGGCCGGTATCCGGCGCAAGGGATGGCGCGTGAGCGCCCGCAGACCCCGTTGGGCAATCCG is a genomic window of Anaerolineae bacterium containing:
- the groES gene encoding co-chaperone GroES, which translates into the protein MNLKPLGDRLIVDPIEQQEMTASGIVLPETAKEKPMQGKVVAAGPGARKEDGSRVAMDVSKGDTVLYAKYAGTEVKIDDKKYLILKESDVLAIVE
- the groL gene encoding chaperonin GroEL (60 kDa chaperone family; promotes refolding of misfolded polypeptides especially under stressful conditions; forms two stacked rings of heptamers to form a barrel-shaped 14mer; ends can be capped by GroES; misfolded proteins enter the barrel where they are refolded when GroES binds) encodes the protein MAKQLSFQEEARRHLKVGVDTLAEAVKTTLGPKGRNVALDKKWGAPTITHDGVTVAKEIELEDPYENMGAQLLKEAATKTNDVAGDGTTTATVLAQAIVNEGLKNVAAGANPMLLKRGIEMATERAAKAIRDNSLEVKTKDDIAHVASISAADTEIGDLIAEVMDKVGKDGVITVEESKGLAFEIEYVDGMQFDRGYISPYFITDQDTMAAVLNEPYVLVYDKKISSAQDIVPLLEKLVQTGKRELLIIAEDVDGEALATLVLNKLRGTFNVLAVKAPGFGDRRKAMLQDIAILTGGTVISEETGRKLESATLDDLGRADKISATKDDTTVVGGAGAEADIKGRITQIKAEIENSTSDYDREKLQERLAKLAGGVAVIGVGAATEVELKEKKHRVEDALSATRAAVEEGVVPGGGVALINTIEHLKDLKHDDPDINTGINIVRRALEEPMRQLARNAGKEGAIIIEEVRRQHAKDNRIGYDLLADKYVDMVQAGITDPAKVTRSAVENAASIAAMILTTEALITDIPEPEPPMPPGGPGGMGGMM